One Flavobacterium sp. 90 DNA segment encodes these proteins:
- a CDS encoding ribose-phosphate pyrophosphokinase: MSHLEPEAKIFACSQSVYLAEKIAEQYGIPLGKVTMSTYSDGEFQPSYEESIRGLRVFIVCSTFPTADNLMELLLMIDAAKRASARHITAVMPYFGWARQDRKDKPRVPIGAKLVANLLDAAGATRVMTMDLHADQIQGFFEKPVDHLFASTIFLPYVESLKLENLTIASPDMGGSKRAYAYSKFLESDVVICYKQRKAANVIDTMELIGEVKGRNVILVDDMIDTGGTLAKAADLMIEKGALSVRAICTHAILSGGAYEKIENSKLSELIVTDSIPLKRESKKIRVVSCAPLFAEVMHMVHHNNSISGKFIM; this comes from the coding sequence ATGTCGCACCTAGAACCAGAAGCTAAAATTTTTGCTTGTTCACAAAGTGTTTATCTTGCAGAAAAAATTGCAGAACAATACGGAATTCCGTTAGGGAAAGTAACGATGTCAACGTATAGTGATGGAGAATTTCAACCATCTTACGAAGAATCAATAAGAGGATTACGCGTTTTTATCGTGTGTTCAACTTTTCCAACTGCCGATAATTTGATGGAATTGTTATTAATGATTGATGCAGCAAAACGCGCATCGGCAAGACATATTACAGCTGTTATGCCTTATTTTGGTTGGGCAAGACAGGATAGAAAAGACAAACCAAGAGTTCCGATTGGAGCAAAATTAGTAGCTAATTTATTAGATGCTGCCGGAGCGACAAGAGTAATGACAATGGATTTGCACGCAGATCAAATTCAGGGGTTTTTCGAAAAACCAGTAGATCATTTATTTGCATCTACAATCTTTTTACCATACGTAGAAAGTTTAAAATTAGAGAATCTAACAATTGCATCTCCGGATATGGGAGGTTCAAAAAGAGCATATGCTTACTCTAAGTTCTTGGAATCAGATGTAGTAATCTGTTACAAACAAAGAAAAGCAGCCAACGTTATCGATACTATGGAGCTAATTGGTGAAGTAAAAGGTCGTAACGTAATATTAGTAGACGACATGATCGATACTGGTGGTACATTAGCGAAAGCGGCAGATTTAATGATCGAAAAAGGAGCATTAAGCGTTAGAGCAATCTGTACACACGCTATTTTATCAGGTGGAGCTTACGAAAAAATTGAAAACTCAAAATTAAGCGAGTTAATAGTTACCGATTCTATTCCGTTAAAAAGAGAATCAAAGAAAATTAGAGTAGTGAGTTGTGCACCTCTTTTTGCTGAAGTTATGCACATGGTGCACCACAACAATTCCATTAGTGGAAAATTTATAATGTAG
- a CDS encoding SRPBCC domain-containing protein, whose amino-acid sequence MEKIEHINYIKSPISTVFKALTTEEGLGAFWTEKLIVKPELGFINEFNFGDNDLTKMKITELSPNKRIVWECIESDPEWVGTKISFDLTEKDGVTSVVLKHFDWRDLTEFYQWCNYNWAMFLLSLKNYCEDGDGTPYQKRKF is encoded by the coding sequence ATGGAAAAAATCGAGCACATTAATTATATCAAATCCCCTATTTCCACTGTTTTTAAAGCACTAACAACAGAAGAAGGTCTTGGCGCTTTTTGGACAGAGAAATTGATTGTTAAGCCAGAATTGGGGTTCATCAATGAATTTAATTTTGGAGATAATGACCTCACAAAAATGAAAATAACAGAATTATCTCCTAATAAAAGAATAGTATGGGAATGTATAGAATCTGATCCGGAATGGGTTGGTACAAAAATTTCGTTTGATTTAACTGAAAAAGATGGCGTTACATCAGTTGTTCTCAAACATTTTGATTGGCGCGACCTAACCGAATTCTATCAATGGTGCAATTACAACTGGGCAATGTTTCTTTTAAGTCTCAAAAATTACTGCGAAGATGGTGATGGAACACCTTATCAGAAAAGGAAGTTTTAA
- a CDS encoding T9SS sorting signal type C domain-containing protein has protein sequence MRLKLSLLLVFIITYSWSQSGSTKTFTGNGTFSVPAGVTSLNVQAWGGGGSGGGASGAPLLLGRGAAGGGGGAYASNTLLVTPGATLNVVVASQTSGTNGAGVAGGNSTITGFESSILAAGGSGGDANNAGGSPTGGIGGTIAASAGSIKFAGANGGNGNSWNLLGLLLSSGAGGAGAGSGGAGGTAVSGLILSNAPGNAGSPPGGAGSGAINSALGTSQIGGAGAAGRVVIAYSCSNFSLTSTTATSICASAGITSLVTLTGSVASLPVGSYLVTYNLSNPVATGLGAALTVSTAGTGTFTAAGLVNLGSSTITITNLTSESCSSNITTNNTATITVSPASVGGTVTGGTTINAGSTSGLLTLSGHTGTVVKWQSAVSPFTTWSDIANINTTYTSGPLTETTQFRAVVQSGTCATANSTSTTVTVAPRPTITLATSATSACSSAAAQSTNLSYSATTGSPTTYSIVWNGSPINSFAAVTDAVLPASPISIAIPAGTIDGTYTGTLTVKNANGSVSSPGSTFSVTVNQVPTITALSSSQIYCSGANETPTSLFYSGATGSPVTYSIVWNSFPTNNFTNVTDAILPVSPIGFTIPSGILAGTYTGTLTVKSANGCTSLGSAFTINIKETSKITTTGTINSVCASSNLQNATLAYSGSTGNPTGYSIVWSNEADNAGLLEQFYTPFNFASGGGLIDTIEIPGNVPAGTYSGTLSVKGLFCDSTIPISVVIKPLPTIKRAFVSGGVCSGATDATSISLFYSELSGSPTTYSIVWDASSPSNNLANVIDAALLPDELTIVFPAGTAAGEYNGIVTVKNEDGCVSVGSPFTIEVGETPTIALTQSEFNVCAANFNLRSTINIPYSGTTGSPNTYSIAWDPSPSNNLPEITNEEFSESPISFSIPGLAPGTYTGILTVRNDSCISSDSVITINVAPKPTITTTGTIDTVCSSDATQNATLTYSASTNNPVSYSIDWDDDNFADQGNTSFSFTSGGGIINNIVVPANVSAGNYSGTIYISDGNCENFFPVSITINDSPSVTFKNTTINTCFGYSSFEDVFYFAAVNGSPTTYSIAWNSSPTNNLVSVTDAALAPDGVYLTIPEGLAVGSYIGFLTVKNEAGCKSSPIAITINVNESPTITTTGVIASVEATTSSQNASLTYTEVSENPTSYYIDWDAEANTALLTDQESTPFTFVSSGGVINTIVIPANVPAGTYTGLLFISNETCSAPQSQPISITITDPAPTIALDASAAITCYADPDDEQSTTLAYTGTTGNPTTYSIVWNSSPANSFEPVTDALLPTSPITIGIPTETDLGTYTGTLTVKNANGVVSSDYTFTLFVDTLGYVNITNEGKITSAVTSIEPQITSLTYLNFASDLITLLPTKYSIDWNDTANAALLVDQPTSMLTFKSEGGQINTIIIPANVPSGTYYGVIYFSNESTCIQSQPISITINDPAPTIALATSTEDICPDINAFLNSTPLSYSATSGSPVTYSIVWDASSANILSGVTDAPLQESPILVYIQGNTPAGTYTGTLTVKNANGVVSSGNIFTLTVNQKPTLTTTGVIDPICSSNNLQNGFFKYTASSGSPISYSIDWDQTANDALLVDKPTTSFTFASGGGLNIFSIEANVLPGTYSGTITVNNTSCSASYPISITVTTGLVGGTVTGGTTITSGSTSGLLTLSGTTSFVTRWQSSVSPFTVWSNIFTTNTTYTSGPLTETTQFRAVVQSGTCFAVNSDPTTVTVLSAFAKSTDTDSAEKITSVTAFNQVLTVETTNQAINQVSVFDVSGNLLYKKKGISDSKLVINSLRSSNQVLIVKVVLNDNRIATKKVIY, from the coding sequence ATGAGACTAAAATTATCTTTATTACTCGTTTTTATTATTACGTATTCGTGGTCCCAGTCGGGATCAACGAAAACCTTTACTGGCAATGGAACGTTTTCTGTTCCTGCCGGGGTAACCAGTCTCAATGTTCAGGCTTGGGGTGGTGGCGGATCTGGTGGAGGTGCCAGTGGTGCTCCATTGCTTTTAGGGAGAGGTGCCGCTGGCGGCGGCGGAGGTGCTTATGCAAGTAATACTTTATTAGTAACTCCCGGAGCAACACTTAATGTTGTGGTTGCAAGCCAAACCAGTGGTACCAATGGTGCTGGTGTCGCAGGAGGTAATTCTACTATTACCGGTTTTGAATCTTCTATTTTAGCGGCAGGTGGATCTGGCGGAGATGCTAATAATGCAGGAGGCTCACCTACAGGAGGAATTGGAGGTACAATTGCAGCTTCTGCTGGCTCTATTAAATTTGCCGGTGCAAACGGAGGAAATGGTAATTCCTGGAATCTTTTAGGATTGTTGCTTTCGTCTGGTGCTGGTGGCGCCGGAGCAGGTTCAGGTGGTGCCGGAGGTACTGCCGTTTCAGGTTTAATTTTAAGTAATGCACCCGGAAATGCAGGTTCACCTCCCGGTGGTGCTGGTAGTGGAGCTATAAATTCTGCATTGGGTACTTCGCAAATTGGAGGTGCTGGTGCAGCTGGTCGAGTGGTTATTGCTTATAGCTGTTCTAATTTTAGTCTTACCAGTACAACTGCTACAAGTATTTGTGCTTCTGCTGGTATAACATCTTTAGTTACATTAACGGGCAGTGTAGCCTCGTTACCTGTAGGTTCTTATTTAGTAACATATAATCTAAGTAATCCTGTTGCTACGGGTTTAGGTGCTGCTTTAACGGTTAGTACAGCAGGTACGGGAACTTTTACAGCAGCAGGACTAGTTAATTTAGGTTCTAGTACCATAACCATTACTAATCTTACTTCAGAATCTTGTTCTTCTAATATCACAACTAATAATACTGCTACAATAACAGTATCTCCGGCATCAGTTGGCGGAACAGTAACTGGCGGAACTACCATTAATGCGGGAAGTACAAGCGGATTGTTAACATTATCAGGTCATACAGGGACAGTTGTTAAATGGCAATCTGCCGTAAGTCCTTTTACAACATGGTCAGATATTGCAAATATAAATACCACCTATACTTCAGGTCCATTAACAGAAACTACTCAATTTAGAGCAGTTGTGCAAAGTGGTACTTGTGCTACAGCAAATTCTACCTCAACAACGGTTACAGTAGCTCCAAGGCCAACTATTACCTTAGCGACTTCGGCGACTAGTGCTTGCTCAAGTGCAGCTGCACAAAGTACAAATTTAAGCTACAGCGCAACAACAGGTAGTCCAACCACATATAGTATTGTTTGGAATGGATCTCCTATAAATAGTTTTGCAGCAGTTACTGATGCCGTTTTACCTGCCAGTCCAATTTCGATTGCTATTCCAGCAGGTACAATAGATGGTACTTATACAGGAACATTGACAGTAAAAAATGCAAATGGTTCCGTTAGCAGTCCAGGCTCAACTTTTAGTGTTACAGTAAATCAAGTACCAACTATAACAGCATTATCTAGTTCACAAATATATTGTTCAGGAGCTAATGAAACGCCAACATCATTGTTTTATAGTGGGGCAACGGGATCTCCGGTAACTTATAGTATTGTCTGGAATTCATTTCCAACAAATAATTTTACGAATGTTACAGATGCAATTTTACCAGTGAGCCCAATTGGATTTACAATTCCCTCAGGGATACTTGCCGGAACTTATACAGGTACATTAACTGTAAAATCGGCAAATGGTTGTACAAGCCTTGGTTCTGCTTTTACTATAAATATAAAGGAGACTTCTAAAATTACTACCACAGGAACAATCAATTCAGTTTGTGCGAGTAGTAATTTACAAAATGCAACATTAGCATATTCCGGATCTACAGGGAACCCTACAGGATATTCTATAGTTTGGAGCAATGAGGCCGATAACGCTGGATTACTAGAACAATTCTATACTCCATTTAATTTTGCTTCTGGTGGCGGCCTTATAGATACAATTGAAATTCCCGGAAATGTTCCGGCAGGAACTTATTCAGGAACCCTTTCCGTTAAAGGGCTGTTTTGTGATTCAACTATACCAATATCTGTAGTAATAAAACCATTGCCTACTATAAAAAGAGCATTCGTTTCAGGAGGTGTTTGTTCAGGAGCGACTGATGCAACTTCAATATCATTATTTTATAGTGAGCTATCAGGATCTCCAACAACGTATAGTATTGTTTGGGATGCATCATCCCCCTCTAATAATCTTGCGAACGTTATTGATGCAGCTTTACTTCCCGACGAGCTTACAATTGTATTTCCTGCCGGAACAGCTGCCGGAGAATACAATGGTATCGTAACGGTAAAAAATGAAGATGGCTGTGTAAGTGTAGGCTCACCTTTTACTATAGAAGTAGGAGAGACTCCAACAATAGCCCTAACACAGTCTGAGTTTAATGTTTGTGCGGCTAATTTTAATTTGCGTTCAACTATAAATATACCTTATAGTGGTACAACTGGATCTCCAAATACATATAGTATAGCTTGGGATCCATCGCCATCAAATAATTTACCAGAGATCACTAATGAAGAATTCTCTGAAAGTCCTATTTCATTTTCAATTCCTGGCCTTGCTCCGGGAACCTATACGGGTATATTGACGGTAAGAAATGATAGTTGTATAAGTTCAGATTCAGTTATTACGATCAATGTAGCTCCAAAACCTACAATTACTACAACAGGCACAATAGATACAGTTTGTAGTAGTGATGCTACTCAAAATGCAACATTGACATATTCTGCCAGTACAAATAACCCTGTGAGCTATTCGATTGATTGGGATGATGATAATTTTGCAGACCAGGGCAATACTTCGTTTAGTTTTACTTCTGGCGGAGGTATTATAAACAATATTGTAGTCCCTGCTAATGTTTCTGCAGGAAACTATTCAGGTACAATTTATATTAGTGATGGAAATTGCGAGAATTTTTTTCCCGTTTCTATAACAATTAATGATTCCCCTTCTGTAACATTTAAAAACACTACAATCAATACTTGTTTTGGTTATAGTTCATTTGAAGATGTATTTTATTTTGCTGCAGTCAATGGTTCTCCTACAACATACAGTATTGCGTGGAATTCATCTCCAACAAATAATTTGGTATCAGTTACAGATGCAGCTTTAGCACCAGATGGTGTTTATTTAACAATTCCTGAAGGCTTAGCTGTAGGTAGTTATATAGGTTTTTTAACTGTAAAAAATGAAGCCGGATGCAAAAGTTCTCCTATTGCAATTACAATAAATGTAAATGAATCTCCAACAATTACTACAACAGGAGTTATTGCTTCGGTTGAGGCAACTACGAGCAGTCAAAATGCAAGTTTAACTTACACTGAAGTTTCGGAAAATCCTACATCTTATTATATTGATTGGGATGCTGAAGCAAATACTGCTTTATTAACAGATCAGGAAAGTACTCCGTTTACTTTTGTATCTAGTGGAGGTGTAATCAATACAATTGTAATACCAGCAAATGTTCCGGCAGGAACGTACACTGGTTTATTATTCATTTCTAATGAAACATGTAGTGCACCTCAATCTCAACCAATATCTATAACAATCACTGATCCTGCACCAACTATTGCATTAGATGCTTCTGCTGCAATTACTTGTTATGCTGATCCTGATGATGAACAAAGTACAACATTGGCTTATACAGGAACTACAGGAAACCCAACAACCTACAGTATTGTTTGGAATTCATCTCCCGCAAATAGTTTTGAACCTGTCACGGACGCATTATTACCAACTAGTCCCATAACAATTGGAATTCCTACCGAAACTGATCTAGGAACTTACACAGGTACATTAACAGTTAAAAATGCAAATGGTGTAGTAAGTTCAGATTATACTTTTACTTTATTTGTAGATACGCTTGGTTATGTTAATATAACTAATGAGGGAAAAATTACCTCGGCTGTCACAAGTATCGAACCTCAAATTACTTCATTAACATATCTTAATTTTGCTTCGGATTTAATCACGCTTCTTCCTACAAAATATTCAATTGATTGGAATGATACAGCAAATGCTGCTTTATTAGTAGATCAGCCAACTTCTATGTTGACTTTTAAGTCTGAAGGTGGACAAATTAATACAATTATAATACCTGCAAATGTTCCGTCTGGAACTTATTATGGTGTAATATATTTTTCTAATGAGTCGACTTGTATTCAATCTCAACCAATATCCATAACAATCAATGATCCTGCACCAACAATAGCATTAGCAACTTCTACAGAAGACATTTGTCCGGACATCAATGCTTTTTTAAATAGTACACCATTAAGTTATAGTGCTACATCAGGAAGTCCTGTAACCTATAGTATTGTTTGGGATGCATCTTCGGCAAATATTCTTTCCGGAGTTACTGATGCGCCATTGCAAGAATCTCCTATATTAGTATACATACAAGGAAATACACCTGCGGGAACTTATACAGGAACATTGACTGTGAAAAATGCAAATGGTGTAGTTAGTTCTGGTAACATTTTTACCCTAACGGTAAATCAGAAGCCTACGCTTACAACAACAGGAGTAATTGATCCAATTTGTTCAAGCAATAATCTTCAAAATGGATTTTTCAAATATACGGCCTCTAGCGGCAGTCCTATAAGCTATTCTATCGATTGGGATCAAACAGCAAATGATGCACTATTAGTAGATAAGCCTACTACTTCCTTTACTTTCGCATCAGGCGGCGGTTTAAACATATTTAGCATTGAAGCAAATGTTTTGCCAGGAACTTATTCAGGAACTATAACAGTTAACAATACTTCTTGTTCAGCATCCTACCCAATATCTATAACAGTAACCACAGGACTGGTTGGCGGAACTGTTACGGGTGGTACAACAATTACTTCTGGAAGTACAAGCGGTTTACTGACACTCTCAGGTACTACGTCATTTGTTACTAGATGGCAATCTTCCGTAAGTCCGTTTACTGTATGGTCGAATATCTTTACTACGAATACAACTTACACCTCGGGACCATTAACAGAAACTACTCAATTTAGAGCTGTTGTTCAAAGCGGAACTTGTTTTGCTGTAAATTCTGATCCAACGACTGTTACCGTTTTATCTGCATTTGCAAAATCTACAGATACAGATTCAGCTGAAAAAATAACTTCTGTAACTGCCTTTAATCAAGTGCTTACTGTCGAGACGACTAATCAGGCAATCAATCAGGTATCAGTTTT
- a CDS encoding OsmC family protein, protein MILKHIFKAELNWASNKKQEETTKRFYSKSHKISIEGKPVLDVSAAKAFKGDPELYNPEDLLLSSLVSCHMMSYLYVCSQNGIEVLEYSDNAEATLEVSFEGSGRFTEVRLNPKVKISNPDKIDLALELHTKANQLCFIANSCNFPVLHKASCEVVME, encoded by the coding sequence ATGATACTAAAACACATCTTTAAAGCAGAACTAAATTGGGCTTCAAATAAAAAGCAAGAAGAAACAACAAAGAGATTTTATAGCAAAAGTCATAAGATTTCTATCGAAGGAAAACCTGTTTTAGATGTTTCGGCAGCAAAAGCTTTCAAAGGCGATCCGGAATTATACAACCCCGAAGATTTGTTGTTGAGCAGTTTAGTTTCCTGCCATATGATGTCATATTTATATGTATGTTCTCAAAACGGAATAGAAGTTCTGGAATATTCAGATAACGCCGAAGCAACATTGGAAGTTTCGTTTGAAGGAAGTGGACGTTTTACAGAAGTCAGATTAAATCCGAAAGTAAAGATTTCAAATCCAGATAAAATTGATTTAGCATTAGAATTGCATACAAAAGCAAATCAATTATGTTTTATTGCGAATTCGTGTAATTTTCCTGTTTTGCATAAGGCGAGTTGCGAGGTTGTTATGGAGTAA
- a CDS encoding acyltransferase → MNNLTPLFALIVFIIAFSTAYIINLKYKVNNLSSRYETVDGLRGFLAISVFISHASLWYQYIHENQWASKSYLYSQLGSTSVAFFFMISSFLFISKLLNSKEKGFDWRLFFVSRFFRLAPMYYFSLTIIVITVMIISDWKLKTGMFQFLHEMFLLGTFTVIRDTSINNFGLTYLINAGVVWSLPFEWLFYFSLPLISLIILKKKPPVFYLIISLLFIIGYFYVNAIRIPFLLSFVGGAIAALVVKKKLLENKNSTLLSILILVCLALIPQFENSNNIYCKLLITIVFILIASGNTLFGILNSSTLKLLGEISYSTYLIHGIILFLVFYFGFGLEKAKNLLASEYCKVVFLITPIIVIFSFLCYRGIEKPFMEISKKINN, encoded by the coding sequence ATGAATAATTTAACTCCTTTATTTGCTCTTATTGTATTTATAATTGCGTTTTCTACAGCTTATATAATTAATTTAAAATACAAAGTAAATAATTTGTCTTCAAGATATGAAACGGTTGATGGTCTTAGAGGATTTCTGGCAATTAGTGTATTTATTTCTCACGCAAGTTTATGGTATCAATATATTCACGAAAATCAATGGGCTTCTAAATCTTATTTGTATTCACAATTGGGCTCTACAAGCGTTGCTTTTTTTTTCATGATTTCAAGTTTTTTATTTATTTCAAAATTGTTAAATTCAAAAGAAAAAGGATTTGATTGGAGGTTATTCTTCGTTTCAAGATTTTTTAGATTAGCCCCAATGTATTATTTTTCTCTTACTATAATTGTGATAACTGTAATGATTATTAGTGATTGGAAATTGAAAACGGGAATGTTTCAGTTTTTACATGAGATGTTTTTGTTGGGGACTTTTACAGTTATCCGTGACACAAGTATTAATAATTTTGGATTAACTTATTTGATTAATGCTGGAGTAGTTTGGTCACTTCCTTTTGAGTGGTTATTTTATTTTAGTCTGCCTTTAATCTCACTAATAATTTTAAAGAAGAAACCGCCAGTTTTTTATTTGATAATAAGTCTTCTTTTTATCATTGGATATTTTTATGTAAATGCTATCCGTATTCCTTTTCTTCTTTCTTTTGTAGGAGGAGCTATAGCAGCACTTGTCGTAAAAAAGAAACTTCTTGAAAATAAAAACAGTACGCTTTTAAGTATTTTAATTTTAGTTTGTTTGGCTTTAATACCTCAATTTGAAAACTCCAATAATATATATTGTAAGCTTTTAATAACAATTGTTTTTATTTTAATAGCATCTGGAAATACACTATTTGGAATTTTGAATAGCTCAACATTAAAATTGTTGGGTGAGATTTCTTATAGTACATATCTAATTCACGGTATTATTCTTTTTCTTGTTTTTTATTTTGGATTTGGGCTTGAGAAAGCAAAAAACCTTTTGGCATCAGAATATTGTAAAGTTGTTTTTTTAATTACACCAATTATAGTAATTTTTAGTTTTCTGTGTTATAGAGGTATTGAAAAACCTTTTATGGAAATTTCAAAAAAAATCAATAACTAA